In Paraburkholderia phenazinium, the following are encoded in one genomic region:
- a CDS encoding ABC transporter permease, translated as MAKAMAPWLVGVVFLAIWQGWCVLFKVPSYLVPAPSAILGQLIQDAPLLFGSLLETLKITLLAFALATVLGVIIALLFVQSPLIEASLFPYAILLQVTPVVAIAPLIIIWVKDMTAALVLCATLVALFPIISNTALGLRSVNPGLINLFRINHATRWQTLVRLRIPSALPYFFGGLRISSGLSLIGAVVAEFVAGTGGSGAGLAYQILQAGFQLNIPRLFAALLLITVTGVVLFGITVWVSRIGLRGWHDSQL; from the coding sequence ATGGCGAAAGCCATGGCTCCATGGCTGGTCGGCGTTGTCTTTCTTGCGATCTGGCAGGGCTGGTGCGTGCTGTTCAAGGTGCCGTCGTACCTTGTGCCGGCGCCCAGTGCGATTCTAGGGCAGTTGATTCAGGACGCCCCGTTGTTATTCGGCAGCCTGCTGGAAACGTTGAAGATCACGCTGCTGGCGTTCGCGCTGGCCACGGTGCTGGGTGTGATCATTGCCTTGCTGTTCGTGCAGAGTCCGTTGATCGAGGCCAGCCTGTTTCCCTATGCGATCCTGTTGCAGGTGACGCCGGTTGTCGCCATTGCACCGCTGATCATCATCTGGGTGAAGGACATGACGGCTGCGCTGGTGCTGTGCGCCACACTGGTGGCGCTGTTTCCGATCATCTCGAACACGGCGCTCGGTTTGCGCAGCGTGAATCCGGGGCTCATCAACCTGTTCCGGATCAATCATGCGACGCGTTGGCAGACCCTCGTGCGACTGCGGATTCCCAGCGCGCTGCCGTATTTTTTCGGCGGCTTGCGGATTTCCAGCGGGCTCTCGCTGATCGGCGCGGTGGTGGCGGAGTTTGTCGCGGGCACCGGCGGCAGCGGCGCGGGCCTTGCCTATCAGATCCTGCAGGCGGGTTTCCAGTTGAACATTCCGCGGCTCTTTGCGGCCTTGCTGTTGATTACCGTCACCGGTGTCGTGCTGTTCGGCATCACCGTGTGGGTGTCGCGCATCGGCTTGCGCGGCTGGCATGACAGCCAGTTGTGA
- a CDS encoding chaperone modulator CbpM, giving the protein MKESVTTYLEGQIVNEEMEFTLVELCQASGASQDEVTLWVAEGAFTPRGEEPQEWRFSGASLRRVRTARRLAHDLEINPPGIALVLDLLDEIDALRAHPRRARST; this is encoded by the coding sequence ATGAAAGAGTCCGTGACGACTTATCTGGAAGGCCAGATTGTCAATGAAGAGATGGAGTTCACGCTTGTCGAGTTGTGCCAGGCAAGCGGCGCGTCGCAAGACGAGGTGACATTGTGGGTTGCCGAAGGCGCCTTTACGCCGCGCGGGGAGGAACCGCAGGAGTGGCGTTTTAGCGGCGCATCGCTGCGCCGCGTGCGCACGGCGCGACGCCTCGCGCACGATCTCGAGATCAATCCGCCGGGCATTGCCCTGGTGCTCGATCTGCTGGACGAGATCGATGCGCTGCGCGCCCATCCGAGGCGCGCACGGAGCACTTGA
- a CDS encoding ABC transporter ATP-binding protein, whose product MDSTTQVSAQPDTLAAAPSRDNPPLLSVQRVDKRYPNGTIALEDVRLAIAPGEFVSLLGPSGCGKSTLLKMLAGIETPTHGHVRWWGQPFETVGSPGRRMSMVFQEATLMPWATVADNVRLPLDLARVPRGEADARVAEALAGVGLAKFARVLPRELSGGMQMRASLARALVTEPDLLLLDEPFGALDEFTRNRLDSDLRALWQRRGMTVVFVTHSIYEAVYLSSRVVVMQARPGRIIAEVPIDGPLERDDAYRVSTPFIQDCKTLSDLIVDAHRASHMNEDAEVQS is encoded by the coding sequence ATGGACAGTACCACTCAGGTTTCTGCGCAGCCCGACACGCTGGCCGCCGCGCCGAGCCGCGACAACCCGCCGTTGCTGTCGGTGCAGCGCGTCGACAAGCGCTATCCGAACGGCACGATCGCACTCGAAGACGTACGCCTTGCGATTGCGCCCGGCGAGTTCGTTTCCTTGCTCGGGCCGTCGGGGTGCGGCAAGAGTACCTTGCTGAAGATGCTCGCCGGCATCGAGACACCCACCCATGGTCATGTGCGCTGGTGGGGTCAACCGTTCGAAACGGTGGGGTCGCCGGGCCGGCGCATGTCGATGGTGTTTCAGGAAGCCACGCTGATGCCATGGGCGACGGTGGCCGACAACGTGCGCCTGCCGCTCGATCTCGCTCGCGTGCCGCGCGGCGAGGCCGATGCGCGGGTTGCCGAGGCGCTTGCCGGCGTGGGGCTGGCAAAGTTCGCCAGGGTGTTGCCGCGCGAGTTGTCCGGCGGCATGCAGATGCGCGCGTCGCTGGCCCGCGCGCTCGTCACCGAACCCGACCTGCTGCTGCTCGACGAACCGTTCGGCGCGCTCGACGAGTTCACCCGCAACCGACTCGACAGCGATTTGCGCGCCTTATGGCAGCGGCGCGGCATGACGGTGGTGTTCGTCACGCACAGCATCTACGAAGCGGTGTATCTGTCGAGCCGGGTGGTGGTGATGCAGGCGCGGCCGGGGCGGATCATCGCCGAGGTGCCGATCGACGGGCCGCTCGAGCGCGACGACGCCTATCGCGTATCCACGCCGTTTATACAGGATTGCAAAACGTTATCCGATCTGATCGTCGACGCGCATCGGGCATCCCATATGAACGAAGACGCGGAGGTGCAATCATGA
- a CDS encoding DUF4410 domain-containing protein, giving the protein MKPKVIVALLVTAIQIQGAHAQSSVGNFLTGGATVEVVEHDGAAQVVPKPERVVTHDFAVRIDAVTLDNSIAGRLHRDRLMRHGTDEDSTPDVLAKHVRSVFSKALAEQLEKDHVASASAASAAVAAAEGGGARLVVDGEFTAIDEGNKTKRKLIGFGSGASDIKTHVAVSSMVAGHSTVVLAIDLDSNSGRAPGKVATMGINSQAVGTAVGALGMTGTTVDADATRMAKLVAMQIESLINGPKAAASPAASPAAETGGAPQAGRSAG; this is encoded by the coding sequence ATGAAACCGAAAGTCATCGTGGCTCTCCTTGTGACGGCGATACAGATTCAGGGTGCGCACGCGCAGAGCAGCGTCGGCAATTTCCTGACGGGTGGCGCGACGGTCGAAGTCGTCGAACACGATGGCGCGGCGCAGGTCGTGCCGAAGCCCGAGCGGGTCGTGACTCACGATTTCGCGGTTCGCATCGATGCCGTCACGCTGGATAACTCCATCGCCGGCCGCTTGCACCGGGACCGGTTGATGCGCCATGGAACCGACGAAGATTCGACGCCCGACGTGCTGGCTAAGCATGTTCGAAGCGTTTTCTCCAAGGCGCTCGCCGAACAGCTCGAGAAAGACCACGTTGCGTCGGCAAGTGCCGCTTCGGCCGCCGTGGCCGCGGCTGAAGGCGGCGGAGCGCGGCTGGTGGTGGACGGCGAGTTCACGGCAATCGACGAAGGCAACAAGACCAAACGGAAGTTGATCGGCTTCGGCAGCGGTGCAAGCGACATCAAGACGCATGTCGCGGTGTCGTCGATGGTAGCGGGGCACTCAACCGTCGTACTGGCTATCGACCTGGATTCGAATAGCGGCAGGGCGCCCGGCAAGGTCGCGACCATGGGCATCAATTCGCAGGCAGTGGGCACGGCGGTCGGGGCGCTGGGAATGACGGGCACGACGGTGGACGCCGATGCAACCCGGATGGCAAAACTGGTCGCCATGCAGATCGAAAGCCTGATTAATGGTCCGAAGGCTGCGGCGAGTCCTGCTGCAAGTCCGGCTGCCGAAACGGGTGGGGCGCCGCAGGCGGGGCGTTCGGCGGGTTGA
- a CDS encoding amidohydrolase family protein encodes MPIQTHETHANRTTVLIRNAAAIMTGGRGDADDPARVSGPDIRLAGDTIEAIGALSPRPGETIVDATDCVIYPAWVNTHHHLFQSLLKGDTAGLDASLTPWLAATPYRFRALFDEQRFRLAARIGLIELARSGCATVADHNYVYYPNMPFDSSAILFEEADKLGLRFVLLRGGATQTRQLEADLPTALRPETLEAFVADIERLAAAYHDAGPRAMRRVVMAPTTVLYSISPAQMRETAAVARRLGLRLHSHLSETVGYQDSAHELYRRSPVAFCGEHDWLGDDVWYAHLVKVDADEIALLAETGTGVAHCPQSNGRLGSGICPVREMAEAGVPISIGVDGAASNEAADMISEVHMTWLAQRARLGMAATPRFRGGSFEGGAHAASVADVIHWGTAGGAQVLGLAEVGRLAPGYSADLAIYRLDDPRYFGLHDPAIGPVASGGRPKLAALFSAGRRVVSDDRIDGVDLAELGREARAAVKALLAEVDG; translated from the coding sequence ATGCCGATCCAGACACACGAGACCCACGCAAACCGCACTACCGTTCTGATCCGCAACGCAGCCGCCATCATGACGGGCGGCCGCGGCGATGCGGACGACCCCGCACGCGTCAGTGGCCCCGATATCCGTCTTGCCGGCGACACCATCGAGGCGATTGGCGCCCTGAGCCCGCGTCCCGGCGAAACGATCGTCGACGCCACCGACTGCGTGATCTATCCGGCGTGGGTCAACACCCATCATCACCTGTTCCAGTCGCTGCTCAAAGGCGATACGGCGGGTCTCGACGCGTCGTTGACGCCGTGGCTCGCGGCGACACCGTATCGCTTTCGCGCGCTATTCGACGAGCAGCGCTTTCGCCTCGCCGCGCGCATTGGGCTGATCGAGCTCGCGCGCTCGGGCTGCGCGACGGTCGCGGATCACAACTACGTCTACTACCCGAACATGCCGTTCGACAGTTCGGCGATCCTGTTCGAAGAGGCCGACAAACTTGGTCTGCGTTTCGTGCTGCTGCGCGGCGGCGCGACCCAAACGCGCCAGCTCGAAGCCGATTTGCCCACCGCGTTACGCCCGGAAACGCTGGAGGCTTTCGTAGCCGATATCGAACGTCTCGCTGCCGCCTATCACGATGCCGGGCCGCGTGCGATGCGGCGCGTGGTGATGGCGCCCACCACCGTGCTGTATTCGATCTCGCCGGCGCAGATGCGCGAAACCGCGGCGGTCGCGCGGCGTTTGGGATTGCGCCTGCACAGTCATTTGTCGGAGACGGTCGGCTATCAGGACAGCGCGCACGAGTTGTACCGCCGCTCGCCGGTGGCGTTCTGCGGCGAGCACGACTGGCTCGGCGACGATGTCTGGTACGCACATCTCGTGAAGGTCGACGCCGACGAAATCGCGCTGCTCGCCGAAACCGGCACCGGTGTCGCGCATTGCCCGCAAAGCAATGGACGTCTGGGAAGCGGCATCTGCCCGGTGCGCGAGATGGCGGAGGCGGGCGTGCCCATCTCGATCGGCGTCGACGGCGCGGCCTCCAACGAAGCCGCCGACATGATCTCCGAAGTGCACATGACCTGGCTCGCACAACGGGCGCGGCTCGGCATGGCGGCGACGCCGCGCTTTCGCGGCGGCAGCTTCGAAGGCGGCGCGCATGCGGCGAGCGTGGCCGACGTGATTCACTGGGGCACGGCAGGCGGAGCGCAGGTGCTGGGGCTGGCCGAAGTGGGGCGCCTCGCGCCGGGCTATTCCGCCGACCTCGCGATCTACCGGCTCGACGATCCGCGTTACTTCGGGCTGCACGATCCGGCCATCGGTCCGGTGGCCTCGGGCGGCAGGCCGAAGCTGGCGGCGCTGTTCTCGGCGGGACGGCGTGTCGTCAGCGACGATCGGATCGACGGCGTGGATCTCGCCGAACTGGGCCGCGAGGCGCGGGCAGCGGTGAAGGCCTTGCTTGCCGAGGTTGACGGCTGA
- a CDS encoding ABC transporter substrate-binding protein: protein MRVLRFLSRFAASAPSLLARAASAFTLAGSLFAASLAHAEDHVTLLTNWYAQAEHGGFYQAVATGVYKKYGLDVTIKMGGPQVNGMQLLAGGQADFMLGYDFQVLSGVEAGIPVTTVAASFQYDPQGMLTHADVTSLAGLKGKTILVAGSGRTSWWPWLKARYGYTDAQSRPYTFNLQPFFADPNVAMQAYPSSETYQAEQAHANAHFFLFADDGYPPYNTTIVTMRDTLKDKPDVVARFVKASMEGWKSYLNDPAPGNALIKKDNPQMSDAQLAYGVAQLKKLKLVTGGDAATLGIGAMTDARWKKTFDYMVGAKLLKPATDYHSAYTLQYIQDAKVMP from the coding sequence ATGCGTGTTTTGCGCTTTCTTTCCCGCTTCGCCGCATCAGCCCCTTCGTTGCTCGCGCGTGCCGCATCCGCGTTCACGCTCGCCGGCAGTCTGTTTGCCGCATCGCTCGCCCACGCTGAAGATCACGTGACCTTGCTGACCAACTGGTACGCACAGGCCGAACACGGGGGCTTCTATCAGGCGGTGGCGACCGGCGTCTACAAGAAGTACGGTCTCGACGTCACGATCAAGATGGGCGGCCCGCAAGTCAACGGCATGCAGTTGCTCGCCGGCGGCCAGGCCGACTTCATGCTCGGCTACGACTTCCAGGTGCTCTCGGGCGTCGAGGCCGGCATTCCGGTGACGACCGTGGCCGCCTCGTTCCAGTACGACCCGCAGGGCATGCTCACGCATGCCGACGTGACCAGTCTTGCCGGACTCAAGGGCAAGACGATTCTGGTTGCCGGTTCGGGCCGCACGAGCTGGTGGCCGTGGCTGAAGGCCAGATACGGCTACACCGACGCGCAGTCGCGACCCTACACCTTCAACCTGCAACCGTTCTTCGCCGATCCGAACGTGGCGATGCAGGCCTATCCGTCATCGGAGACCTATCAGGCTGAGCAGGCCCATGCGAACGCGCACTTCTTCCTGTTCGCCGACGACGGTTATCCGCCGTACAACACGACAATCGTCACGATGCGCGACACGCTGAAGGACAAGCCGGATGTGGTGGCGCGCTTCGTGAAGGCGTCGATGGAAGGGTGGAAGAGCTATCTCAACGATCCCGCTCCCGGCAATGCGCTGATCAAGAAAGACAACCCGCAGATGAGCGATGCGCAACTCGCCTACGGCGTCGCGCAACTGAAGAAGCTGAAGCTCGTCACGGGCGGCGATGCAGCCACGCTCGGCATCGGCGCCATGACCGACGCACGCTGGAAGAAGACCTTCGATTACATGGTCGGCGCAAAGCTGCTCAAGCCCGCCACCGACTACCACAGCGCCTACACGCTGCAATACATCCAGGACGCCAAGGTGATGCCGTAA
- a CDS encoding DUF3443 family protein, with translation MTRTMAWAFVAALITVFAACGGGGGGSSSASPTGNSTNTSTSTSNTPVTTNTLSSANPTASPTSSTAANTVPVVVAATQFNRANSPLTSVTVCAAGSQASSHCTTIDNVLVDTESFGLRLFASAIPASTLNALTAQTQTPGGATIAECAIFGSGYAWGTVRNADIRMADEVGQNVPIQVMADTALTASAPGDCQVQPALDTPSDLGANGILGVGVAPQDCGSQCVSNSPAGFYYACSGSTCSVTNQALAAQVGNPVQYFATDNNGVVLEMQPVASTGASSALGTLVFGIDTQANNALAGSGATVLQTSSSGDFDATYNGVTYSGNSYFDSGSSALFFADSTIVANGLKYYVPSTTLARSVSIAINNLATVTIDFNVANANTLFASGNYAFNDMASYMTGIFDMGMPFFYGRHVYYGISGAASSGGGAGPYVAFTSS, from the coding sequence ATGACCCGAACCATGGCCTGGGCGTTCGTCGCGGCGCTCATTACCGTTTTTGCCGCGTGCGGAGGCGGTGGCGGCGGTTCTTCGTCGGCCTCGCCGACGGGCAATTCGACCAACACGTCTACGTCTACCAGCAACACGCCTGTGACGACCAACACGCTCAGTTCGGCTAACCCCACCGCGAGCCCGACTTCGAGCACGGCGGCCAATACGGTGCCGGTGGTGGTCGCCGCCACCCAGTTCAACCGCGCCAATTCTCCGTTGACCAGCGTGACCGTGTGTGCGGCGGGCAGCCAGGCAAGCTCGCACTGCACGACCATCGACAATGTGCTGGTCGACACCGAATCGTTCGGCTTGCGCCTGTTTGCTTCGGCGATTCCGGCGTCCACACTCAACGCGTTGACGGCGCAAACGCAGACACCGGGCGGCGCCACGATTGCCGAATGCGCCATCTTCGGCAGCGGCTACGCGTGGGGCACCGTGCGCAACGCCGACATCAGGATGGCGGACGAAGTGGGGCAGAACGTGCCGATCCAGGTGATGGCCGACACAGCGCTCACGGCGTCCGCGCCGGGCGACTGCCAGGTGCAGCCGGCCCTCGACACCCCGAGCGACCTGGGGGCGAACGGCATTCTCGGGGTGGGCGTGGCGCCGCAGGACTGCGGCAGCCAATGCGTGAGCAATAGCCCGGCAGGTTTTTACTATGCCTGCAGCGGCTCGACCTGCAGCGTCACCAATCAGGCGCTCGCTGCACAGGTGGGCAATCCGGTCCAGTACTTCGCGACCGACAACAACGGCGTGGTGCTGGAGATGCAGCCGGTCGCCTCGACGGGGGCGTCGTCGGCGCTCGGCACACTGGTCTTCGGTATCGATACGCAGGCCAACAACGCGCTCGCGGGGAGCGGCGCGACCGTGCTGCAGACCAGTTCGAGCGGCGACTTCGACGCGACGTACAACGGCGTCACGTATAGCGGCAACTCCTACTTCGACTCGGGTTCGAGCGCGCTGTTTTTCGCGGACTCGACCATCGTGGCGAACGGCCTCAAGTACTACGTGCCCAGCACGACGCTGGCACGTTCCGTCTCGATTGCCATCAACAATCTGGCGACGGTGACCATCGATTTCAACGTGGCCAATGCGAACACGCTGTTTGCTTCGGGTAACTATGCGTTCAACGATATGGCATCCTACATGACCGGCATCTTCGATATGGGCATGCCGTTCTTCTACGGGCGTCACGTGTACTACGGCATCTCGGGTGCGGCGTCGTCGGGCGGCGGCGCTGGCCCGTACGTCGCGTTCACGTCGAGCTGA
- a CDS encoding DnaJ C-terminal domain-containing protein: MKYKDYYATLGLERSATEDDIKRAYRKLARKYHPDVTKEADGEERFKEVGEAYEVLKDPEKRAAYDRMGSEWQNGQEFQPPPNWDEGFEFRGAGHEAAGEANLDDFFEAMFGHARAAQQRQAAAAMAGQDHHAKVLIDLEEAYRGAQRSISLQMPVLDAQGHVTLQSRTLDVAIPKGIRAGQHLRLNGQGGPATGDAPPGDLYLEIAFREHPRFRVDGRDVSLDLPVAPWEAALGAQIKVPTPDGSVEMTVPKGSQGGRRLRLKGKGIPGTTPGDLYVILTIVLPPADTERAAAAYDVMRQAFNFDPRAHFYG; the protein is encoded by the coding sequence ATGAAATACAAGGACTATTACGCGACCCTCGGGTTGGAGCGCAGCGCAACCGAGGACGACATCAAGCGCGCCTATCGCAAGCTCGCCCGCAAGTATCACCCCGACGTCACCAAGGAAGCGGACGGCGAGGAGCGTTTCAAGGAAGTGGGCGAAGCGTACGAGGTGCTGAAAGACCCGGAGAAGCGGGCGGCCTACGACCGGATGGGCAGCGAGTGGCAGAACGGCCAGGAATTCCAGCCGCCGCCGAACTGGGACGAGGGTTTCGAGTTCAGGGGCGCGGGCCACGAAGCGGCGGGCGAGGCCAATCTCGACGATTTCTTTGAAGCCATGTTCGGCCATGCGCGCGCAGCCCAGCAACGGCAGGCGGCGGCCGCGATGGCCGGCCAGGATCACCACGCCAAGGTGCTGATCGATCTGGAAGAGGCCTACCGCGGCGCGCAGCGCTCCATTTCGCTGCAGATGCCGGTACTCGACGCGCAGGGGCACGTGACGCTGCAATCGCGCACGCTGGACGTCGCCATCCCCAAGGGCATCCGCGCGGGCCAGCACCTGCGGCTCAACGGCCAGGGCGGTCCCGCGACGGGCGACGCGCCGCCCGGCGACCTGTATCTGGAGATCGCGTTTCGCGAACATCCGCGTTTTCGCGTGGACGGCCGCGATGTCTCGCTCGACTTGCCGGTTGCCCCCTGGGAAGCCGCGCTCGGCGCCCAGATCAAGGTGCCCACACCCGACGGTTCCGTCGAAATGACGGTGCCCAAGGGTTCGCAAGGCGGCCGGCGCTTGCGCCTCAAGGGCAAAGGCATTCCGGGAACGACTCCCGGCGATCTGTATGTAATCCTGACCATCGTCTTGCCGCCGGCCGATACCGAGCGCGCTGCCGCTGCATATGACGTGATGCGGCAAGCGTTCAACTTCGACCCACGTGCGCATTTTTATGGGTGA
- a CDS encoding CHASE domain-containing protein — translation MSTLRMRIITLIRQPAFAAAGTFVVILATALGTWWLVREQSLQTARSQFEQRTAHITSDLQQELATCEYVLRSASGVFVVSPTVTPEAWRQYVTRLDMDDTLSIVRALGYAELGPGATAPGGAAIATGQQAQPFAPVTLMTPVRAGAPAAGYDLGRDPTRRAALMRALDTGELTLDARAAQASTMQQLAHPHFELYLPVYGGPSDSPSRSPSGGPSPADSTTPASATLDDAPTRVAGVLVAVVDPRRLFERGMAHQWGVDLQVFAGAPSTSLYTSEAASDAAFDSSPVVRRAETLRFGGEPLTLVYTTSERYMAAGNDYAAMTVLLAGLVSATLLAGVAWLLARTQGRSP, via the coding sequence ATGTCGACCCTGCGTATGCGTATCATCACGTTGATCCGGCAACCCGCCTTTGCCGCCGCCGGCACTTTTGTCGTCATTCTCGCGACGGCGCTCGGCACGTGGTGGCTGGTGCGCGAACAGTCGTTGCAAACCGCGCGCAGCCAGTTCGAGCAGCGCACGGCCCATATCACCAGCGATCTGCAACAGGAACTCGCGACTTGCGAGTATGTGCTGCGCAGCGCCAGCGGCGTGTTCGTAGTGTCGCCCACGGTGACGCCGGAGGCCTGGCGCCAGTACGTGACACGGCTCGATATGGACGACACGCTGTCCATCGTGCGGGCGCTCGGCTATGCCGAACTCGGACCCGGTGCGACGGCGCCCGGCGGCGCAGCCATCGCCACCGGGCAGCAAGCGCAGCCGTTCGCCCCCGTCACGCTGATGACGCCGGTGCGGGCCGGCGCGCCGGCCGCCGGCTACGATCTGGGCCGCGACCCCACGCGCCGTGCGGCCCTGATGCGTGCCCTCGACACCGGTGAACTGACACTCGATGCCCGCGCCGCGCAGGCGAGCACCATGCAGCAGCTCGCTCACCCGCATTTCGAGCTGTATCTGCCGGTGTATGGCGGCCCGTCTGACAGTCCGTCTCGCAGCCCATCAGGCGGCCCGTCCCCCGCGGACTCCACCACGCCCGCGTCCGCCACGCTCGACGACGCGCCAACCCGGGTCGCCGGCGTGCTGGTGGCCGTGGTGGACCCGCGGCGTCTGTTCGAGCGCGGCATGGCCCATCAATGGGGTGTCGACCTGCAGGTCTTCGCGGGCGCCCCTTCTACGTCGCTCTATACCTCGGAGGCGGCCAGCGATGCGGCCTTCGACTCGTCCCCCGTCGTGCGCAGGGCCGAGACGCTGCGCTTCGGCGGCGAACCGCTCACGCTGGTGTACACGACCAGCGAGCGGTACATGGCCGCCGGCAACGACTATGCCGCGATGACCGTGCTGCTCGCCGGACTCGTCAGCGCCACGCTGCTGGCGGGCGTCGCGTGGCTGCTCGCGCGAACCCAGGGGCGCTCCCCGTGA
- a CDS encoding DUF2844 domain-containing protein, protein MRTSMLCAAAAMTALVAGIPAHAELGAAPTWPASTAGRATRLVQHVSSAEVPYVVNETTLNGGTVVREYLAQSGTVFAVVWRGPQMAPLNTLLGSYFPAYLQGVSALHAAQGGGHGPANVQQPGLIVQTGGHMGNFAGRAYLPASLPQGTSPDDLQ, encoded by the coding sequence ATGAGAACCAGCATGCTCTGCGCGGCAGCCGCCATGACGGCGCTTGTCGCCGGCATACCCGCGCACGCCGAACTCGGCGCTGCGCCGACCTGGCCGGCGAGCACGGCGGGCCGGGCGACGAGACTGGTCCAGCACGTCAGTTCGGCCGAGGTGCCGTACGTCGTCAACGAAACCACGCTGAATGGCGGCACCGTGGTGCGCGAATACCTTGCGCAGAGCGGAACGGTGTTCGCGGTGGTCTGGCGCGGCCCGCAGATGGCGCCGCTCAACACCTTGCTCGGCAGTTACTTTCCCGCCTATCTGCAGGGCGTGAGTGCCTTGCACGCGGCTCAGGGCGGCGGCCACGGGCCCGCTAACGTGCAGCAGCCCGGCTTGATCGTTCAGACGGGCGGCCATATGGGCAATTTCGCCGGCCGGGCGTATTTGCCGGCCTCGCTCCCGCAGGGCACCAGCCCCGACGACTTGCAATGA
- a CDS encoding aromatic ring-hydroxylating oxygenase subunit alpha has protein sequence MLVTRQKVLRRFWYAIMPMAQLDAGPQPFTLLGEPIVLWKGAGGKPHALRDRCCHRTARLSKGFVDGDGNIACGYHGWTYDCSGQCVKIPQNGGSAIPSRAVVQAYRCEERYGYAWVALDEPLQPIPTFPEEDATGYRRILQFYERWQTSPLRMMENSFDNSHFSFVHKSNFGLFDNPKPSKYEFRPNDWGFEAETHVPVRNPPASYRVTGTTEEVTERHLTNRWFMPFARRFGCVYPASGVHHIIYNCATPIDDRTLMLSQWLYRNDTEEACSTQELIDWDRPITDEDRDILEATDYDACIDVRRQQECHMESDQPGLLMRRMLLKLLADHGESEVFRIETEV, from the coding sequence ATGCTGGTCACCCGTCAAAAGGTCTTGCGCCGCTTCTGGTACGCCATTATGCCGATGGCGCAACTCGATGCCGGTCCGCAGCCGTTCACGCTGCTCGGCGAGCCGATCGTCCTATGGAAGGGCGCGGGCGGCAAACCGCACGCCTTGCGCGATCGCTGCTGCCATCGCACTGCCAGGCTGTCCAAGGGCTTTGTCGACGGCGACGGTAACATCGCTTGCGGCTATCACGGCTGGACCTACGACTGCTCCGGCCAATGCGTGAAGATTCCGCAGAACGGCGGCAGCGCGATTCCCTCGCGGGCGGTGGTACAGGCCTATCGTTGCGAGGAGCGCTACGGCTACGCCTGGGTCGCGCTCGACGAGCCCTTGCAGCCCATCCCGACGTTTCCCGAGGAAGACGCAACGGGTTATCGCCGCATTCTTCAGTTCTACGAACGCTGGCAGACCAGCCCGCTGCGGATGATGGAAAACTCGTTCGACAACTCGCATTTCAGCTTCGTGCACAAATCGAACTTTGGCCTGTTCGATAACCCGAAGCCGTCGAAGTACGAATTCCGTCCCAACGACTGGGGCTTCGAGGCCGAAACCCATGTGCCGGTGCGCAACCCGCCTGCCAGCTACCGCGTGACCGGCACGACCGAGGAGGTGACCGAGCGGCATCTCACCAACCGCTGGTTTATGCCGTTCGCGCGCCGCTTCGGCTGCGTGTATCCGGCGAGCGGCGTGCATCACATCATCTACAACTGCGCGACGCCCATCGACGATCGCACGCTGATGCTGTCGCAATGGCTCTATCGCAACGACACCGAGGAGGCGTGTTCGACTCAGGAGCTGATCGACTGGGACCGTCCGATCACCGACGAAGACCGCGACATTCTCGAAGCGACCGACTACGACGCCTGCATCGATGTACGGCGCCAGCAGGAGTGCCACATGGAATCGGACCAGCCGGGCCTGCTGATGCGGCGCATGCTGCTGAAGCTGCTCGCGGATCACGGCGAAAGCGAGGTATTTCGCATCGAAACGGAGGTTTGA